One stretch of Clavelina lepadiformis chromosome 6, kaClaLepa1.1, whole genome shotgun sequence DNA includes these proteins:
- the LOC143461947 gene encoding tubulin polyglutamylase complex subunit 1-like, translating to MIYVVYLTALENFDMTDKRKELLNSFDGEKKQVHMEYMQKSELLPQIRKALLKLIENKPSEPMLFLANYFDSVSSNDKTDKIANAMQVLQLTNHRQAVFQTNLMIAFDMVSVARNASSKKAVNKRPGLTGSVYEDLLKAIGTKIPKDIFDELFKQIGCRPSEMVPFDIFRYGVTVCYVCIDFINLCGDIFQTFCNKVSSDIADKYICDFVIDSFKNVITTTSGMQKCEQPAAVLEAGYMLCPDKLAIDLLNGKDDKCGKSTMSRHDFLCSMCQTFFSKIKSL from the coding sequence ATGATATATGTAGTATATTTAACAGCtttagaaaattttgacatgacAGATAAACGTAAAgaacttttaaattcttttgaTGGAGAAAAAAAGCAGGTCCACATGGAATATATGCAGAAAAGTGAGCTACTTCCACAAATCCGCAAAGCGTTACTAAAACTCATTGAAAACAAACCTTCTGAACCAATGTTGTTCCttgcaaattattttgattCTGTTTCATCGAATGACAAAACTGATAAAATTGCAAATGCAATGCAAGTTTTACAGCTGACAAATCACAGGCAAGCtgtatttcaaacaaatcttATGATTGCTTTTGATATGGTAAGTGTTGCAAGGAATGCAAGTTCAAAAAAAGCTGTGAATAAAAGGCCTGGTCTTACTGGAAGTGTTTATGAAGATTTGCTGAAAGCCATTGGAACAAAAATCCCAAAAGACATCTTTGatgaactttttaaacaaattggaTGTAGACCAAGTGAAATGGTCCcttttgatatttttcgtTATGGTGTTACTGTGTGTTATGTTTGTATTGATTTCATAAATTTGTGTGGTGatatatttcaaactttttgtaataagGTGTCTTCTGACATTGCTGACAAGTACATTTGTGATTTTGTAATAGATTCTTTTAAGAACGTTATTACTACCACATCAGGTATGCAGAAATGTGAACAACCAGCGGCTGTTTTAGAAGCAGGATATATGCTTTGTCCAGATAAGCTTGCAATTGATTTACTTAATGGGAAAGATGACAAATGTGGAAAAAGCACTATGAGTAGACATGATTTTTTGTGCAGTATgtgtcaaacatttttttcaaaaataaaatctctTTAG